GTACACATTCCTCCCAACCCTCGCGAAACCACCCATGAATAGACCGAACCCAACACCGGAACCCCCGCCACTGACTCGCTGGCACGCTAACTCCGCTGACTAGCTCAATCACGCAACTCACAACTTCGGCGACGGAAGCATCGTCGAATTGCGCGGCGTAGTCTGAAGCACCAGCCGGGTATCGCGAGCAAACGTAACATCCCGCCCACGCTTGATCCACCGCTCATAGATCGAAATCGCCGCGCCATAGTAGCCGAGTCCTGCCGCCACATTTCGCTGCTGCAAAGCAGTTCCGACAATAAAACCGATAGCGCCAAGACTATTGGAGGCGACTGCATTCTTGCCGAACCCGCCGCCCGCTCCCTCACCCTTGTCCACATCAAGCGGCCGCGCAGCAAGGACCAGCAGCGTGAAGGGAACCAGAAGTTTATCCTGCGGCTTTGGCTTCACCTGGCCCTCTGAGTCGAGCGCAAGCTTGTCCGGCGCAGCAGAATCGGCTCCCGTCAGCGACGCCTGAACATTCTGCGTCACCCCGCTGGGAAGAATCAGCTGCCGAAAGTCGAAGTGCAGCGTTCCGCCACGGCCAAAGCTGCGGGCAGGCTTGGCCTCCGTCACCGCTCCCACGATGGTAGCCCCCTCGGGCACGGCGATCGTGTGGTCCGGGTTGTAGATAGGCTCGGCCACCGTCGCCTCGATTGCCTCACCGGACTTCGACGTAGCCGAGCTCAGCCCTCCGCCAAGATAAGCCTGGATGATCCACGTCCTGCTGTCCGTCTCTGCCGGCGCAGGCGTCGCCGCAACAGGCTGCGCCTTGGCCACCGTCTCGACAGCCGTCTGCGAAAGAGATAGTGGCTCGGAGGTCTCAACCGTCCACGCTGTCTTCTTCTCGATTCGTTGAGGGTGACACGGAAGCTGCGTATAAAGAAACTGCTTCAGGCGGTCGCCCTTATCCGGCCCAGTCACAATCGCAAGCTTGTCCTTCAAAATCTGTTTACCGTTGTCCCACTGCTGATGCACAAAGCCCCCTTGACGAGGCGGCGGCGCAACCAGGCGATAGATCGGCGCGCCATCGGTCGCGACACCGGTCACAAGAGGAACCGTCGTCCCATCGGCCAGCGTGACGCCCGTAAAACGAACCACAGGAGTTCGAAACGGTGTGAAGTCTCCGCGAAGGCGAGCGCTAACCCGTTGCGAGTGGTTCGCGTGCAGACCCACCACCATGCCGGAGACAACCGTCCCGGCCGGAAGAACCTCCGTGTTGTCGATGTAGATCGGGTAGATCAACTCTGCGCTTATCGCCTGGCCCACCCGCATGGGGAGATGATCTTCAATCTGGACCGGAAAAGGGGTACCTGCAGGAACCGTAATGCTTTGGGCTGCGCAGACACTGGCAAAAAACGCCAGGGAGCACAAGGGGAGTTTTCGCAAATCCATGCTCCGTAACTTCATACATCATGATGAACTCTGAAACTTAACTGAGCATTAAGACGCTCGAATCGCAAAGAGGTTGTGCGTCGAAGACCCACTTCAATACAAAGACTATCGCAACGCTTCCAACCCTTCATCGGGTTGGGACAGGAGAAGACCTTGACCCGGTCGCAGCTACCACCCGCCGTTGAGAAGACCGTCCAAGCCCAATCCCAGGGAGCCACCATCAAACGATTTGTCACCGAGCGGGAAGACGGAAAGACCGTCTACGAAGCCGAGATGATCGTGGACGGCCACACCAAAGACATCCATATCGCAAAGGATGGAACCCTGAACGAAATCGAAGAAGAAGTTGCCATAGACTCTCTCCCTCCCGACGTTCAGGCAGCTCTGCGAAAAAAAGCAGCAGGCACAGACATCACCAAGGTGGAATCCTTAACCAAACAGGGCACTCTCGTCGCTTACGAAGCCGCAACCCTGAAGGGACACCACAAAGGCGAAGTTCAGGTCGGTCCCACGGGAAAGCAGCTCGCCCACCCTGAGTAACGCCGAAATCCTGAATCACCTCAAACTCCTCACTGCACCAGCAGTGCGACCGCCTGCGGAAGCGAGATGTCCACAGGCAGCGCGTGAAAGTCTCGATGGATGGAGTGTTGCTGCCGTCCTATCGTTTTAAAAATTGCGATCCGTCCATCGATCTTTACGTCCAGCACAGTAGTCTTCCAGACATTCGGCCCAACAAGATCGCGCGTCGTCGTAAAGTTCGTCCCTCGATGAATGGTGCCCAGCAAACCGTATCCAAATGAAACGTCATCGTCGAGCGCGCCGCTGAGTTGATGCAGCCTCCGGGATCGGCTGTCAGCGATCAGCGTTCCCTTCATGCCATGGAGCGCCCGCTCCTCGAAGGTCTGCGGTACGTAGTTCGGGTTGGGCTTGTAGTTGATGCGAACCCAATCCCCCTCGCGGCCGCCGTCCTCGAACACGAAAGCTCGAGGCAGCAGATAAATCATCTGCCGCGCGCGGTTCTCGTCGCTCTGCTGGTCCTGTCTGCTGTTTCGAAGGGAAGTCAGGTCAGCTGCAATCGCCCTGATTCGTGCAATCTCCTCTGCACGCCGGCTGGCAGAGAGCGGATGACCATCCTCCGCAATCAGGTACCGCAGCCTCCCCTCCCAGATATCCGCGACACGCTCTGTCCACACATGGCCCTTCGTCCGGTCGGAGGTCTCAATCGAAGTGTAGACAAAAGGCGGTCTCTGCGAGGCAGCCTCTCGCTCCGCGCTGACAACCGACCTCACCACACTCTCAAGACTTTCGTTGCTCTGCGCCCGCAAGCTAGTGCCAGCCAATCCGCGCAGCCCAACACTCAGTACGAAAAAGAGAAGAGCCCGGTTGATTCGATAAAGGGAGCAGCTGGCATCTGCCATGAAGAAGAGCTTACAAATCTGGCATTAAGTGGACCTTAAGAGAAGCTCGGCAGCCCGCGACTCACCTCAAGAAACCCATTCAGCAATCCTTAAGCTTGACTGACTAACATGGAGAGATGGCGCCGCGTCACCTGCTGCTTTTTCTTCTGCTCACGCTCTCCTGCTCTTCCTTGGCGCAGACCCTGCTCTCTGTCCGTGGCTCCATCCTCGACCCCACCGGCGCAGCCATCCCCGGAGCCGCAGTGCAGCTCGAAACTACCACCGGCACCCTCGCCGCCCAATCCGCATCCGACGACCGCGGAAACTTCCTCCTCAGCAATCTCTCTCCCGGCAACTACTCTCTCAGCGTCCCCGCCTACTCCGGCTTCGCTGCCCACGCGGCCCCGCTCCACCTCACCACCAGCATCGCCAACCTCAAGATCACCCTCTTCACCCAGTCCATCAATCAGGAGGTCAACGTCGGCGACACCGACCAGTCCCTCTCCACCGACCCCTCCGCCAACAAAGACACCGTCGCAGTCTCCGGCGACGACCTCCGCAAACTCCCCGTCTTCGATCAGGACATCGTCGCCACCCTCACCCCCTTCCTCGACTCCTCCGCAGGCTCCTCCGGCGGCGCCACCATCATCGTCGACGGCGTCGAGATGAAGTCCGTCGGCGTCTCTGCCTCCGCCATCCAGGAGGTCCGCATCAACAACGACCCCTACTCCGCAGAGTTCACCCGCCCCGGCCGCGGCCGCATCGAGATCACCACCAAACCCGGCTCCCCCATCTTCCACGGCGAGGCCAACTTCATCTTTCGCGACGCCATCTTCAACGCAAAAAATTACTTCTCTCCAGTCCGCCCGCCAGAGGCCCGCCGCATCTACGAAGGCCACCTCGGCGGCCCCGTCGGACACGGTGGACACACCAGCTTCATAGCCTCCGCCTCCTACCGCCAGCAGAACACCGCCTCCGTCGTCAACGCCATCGGCCCCAACGGCACCATAAGCGAAAACGTCCTCACCCCCAACCGCAACTCGCAGTACTCCATGCGCTTCACCCACGACTACTCCCCCAACCATCGCCTCGCCATCGGCTACAACTTCGAAAGCTTCTCCAGCACCAACGCCGGAGTCGGCGGCATCACCCTCCCTGAGGCCGGCTACAACCTCAACTCCCGCGAAGACGACGTCATCTTCAACGACCGCCTCATCCTCTCTCCCAATCTCATCAACCAGCTCCTCATCACCTTCGAGAAGGACGAAGACGTCACCAAATCAGTTACAAATGCCCCCGCGGTCCAGGTCAGCGGCTCCTTCATCGGCGGCGGCGCGCAGGCCGACATCGCACGCACCGAAAACACCATCCACCTCAACGAAATCCTCACCTGGAGCCACGGCAAGCACTACCTCCGCATCGGCGTTCAACTCCCCCAGTTCAGCCGCCGCGCCGTCGACGACCACACCAACCGCCTCGGCACCGCCAAATTCGCCTCCCTCGACAACTACGCCGCAAACACCCCCTACGTCTTCACCGCGCAGCAGGGCATCGGCCGCGGCCTCTATTGGATCAATGAACTCGGCTCCTTCATCCAGGATCAGGTCAAGCTCACTCTGCATCTCCAGGCCTCACTCGGCCTCCGCTACGACTGGCAGACCTTCCTGCACGACTACAACAACCTCTCCCCGCGCATCTCGCTCGCCTATGCCCCCGGAAAAGGCAAGACCATCTTCCGCACCGGCACCGGCATCTTCTACGATCGCACCGGCGGCGACAATCCCGCCACCGTCGTCCTCCACAACGGCGTCGTCCTCCACTCCATCCAGATCCAGAACCCCACCTACCCCCTCCCGCCCAACTTCGACTACAACACCATCCCCACCAACCTCGTTCGCTTCGCCCCCAACATCCGCACACCCTACGCCATCCAGTACAGCTTCGGCGTCGAACGCCAGATCCACAAGACCGTCACCGTCACCGCAGCCTATCGCGGACAGGTCGGCGTAAAGTCCTTCCGCTCCCGCGACGCCAACGCCCCCATCCTCCCGCCCGACCCCAACCTCTCCGCCAACTACCCGCGCCCCAATCTCAACTACGGCCAGATCCAGCAGATCGAATCCGGCAGCCGCGGTCTCCTCAACGCACTCGACCTCTCCTTCCGCGGGCAGGCCGGACGCTGGTTCTCCGGTCAGGCCCAATACACCCTCTCCCGCTACGACAACAACACCGGAGGCATCAACGCCTTTCCGCAAAACCAGTACGACCCAAATAACGAATGGGGCCGCGCCGATCTCGACCGCCGCCAGCGCTTCAACCTCGTAGGCAACATCAACCCCGACCACTGGCTTTCGCTCGGCGTCATCGCCACCCTCTACACCGGCACGCCCTACACCGAAACCACCGGCAACGATGACTTCCACACCGGCCTCGGCAACGCCCGCCCCCCGGGCGTCGGACGCAACACCCTCCAGGCCGGCGGCGTCGCCTCGCTCGACCTCCTCTACAACCACGACTTCCGCCTCACCAAAGAAAAAGGAGACAAAGCCAAATTTCTCTCCGCCGGCATCTCCGCCTTCAACGTCCTCAACCGCACCAACTACACCAACTACATCGGCTCGCTAAGCTCCTCACTCTTCGAGCACCCCACCGCAGCCCTCGCAGGCCGTCAGCTACAGTTCTCCATCGGCTACCGCTTTTAACTCAAGCGAATACCAATGAACGAAATTTAGATCCACTCAAGCAGCTGAGTAGTCGATCACTTAACTCTGATGTAGCAGCATCGGAGATCGCTGCTCAAAAGTTTGCAAGCGCCATTGAGCGTCCGAGGCAGTCCAAGTTTTTTCTGAGGCATGCGCTTAGGTGAATGGCGGTTGCTACAAAAAAATATAGCTCGCGGAGAGGCGCATCGCACTTCGCGAGCTTCTTGAATTATTGATTGCGAAGATTGGAAGAGTGGCTATGGAAAACTTTTTAGAGGCGGCCATAGCAGATCCCACCGCGTTCCCCTAAAGTCAGTCGTACGAAGTATCGAGTCAATTATTTTCAAAGTAGTTTATGGCTTAAAGGGTGTTTCAAATCTGACTTTCTACATTTTCGAATGCGAACCTGTATCGTCAAATATTCCGAATCTAGAAGGAAGATTATATGGTCCGCAGTTCTTCGAAAAGATTCCACAACATGTCAGTACATCTTGAACAAATCTCACCCTCATAGCGTTGCAGCATAGATATCCCAGGCGTGATGACGATCCATTCCATCTCGGATTAAAGATCTTTCGTGCGTGAGCGAAGAGTGCGTCCGGTAGGGGCTGTATCCGTCCGGTCAACGACATTCCTTCGTAGTGGACGTGATGGAACACATGCCTATCTAAAAACGACCGCGTAAATTGCCGTTGAATTTGCGAAAGGCCGGCCGAAATTTAGTTTGTCGATCCGCGGTGATGCGTCGCGGTATCGCCTTTTTTTGATTATTTTTGCGAGGCACAGGAGACGAATCATGAAGACACTATGTGGGTTGCTAGTACTGTTTTTTGCCACTGCGGTGATGGGAGCGGGGCAGGCGATCTCGGTTAACGGTGGATCAATCCAAGGAACTATCACAGATAGCACCGGAGCGATTGTGCCCGATGCGACAATTTTTATTCTCAGCAATGACACCAATTCCTCGAAGACTCTGAAGTCTGATAGCAGTGGTTTCTATAGCCTGGGGCCTTTGACTCCCGGACCTTATACGGTCACGGTAAGTGCTGCTGGGTTTGAGAAGCTTACGGTGAAGACTGTAGTTCGGACGGGAACGGCGACGAATGGAAATTTCAAGCTCGCGATCGGCTCCTCAACCGAGACGGTAGAGGTTAACGCCGGAGCGCTTCAGATCAACACGGATCAGGCGGGGGTTAGTGACGTCATCACGAAGGATCAGATAGACTCGCTGCCGGTCAACGGTCGCAATTTTCTCGATCTTGCGCAGATCGAACCGGGGGTCATCCTGCAGAGTGGCGAGTCGTTTGACCCGACGAAGGCCGGCTACTCCGCGATTTCGACGAGCGGCGTTTCGGGCCGCACCACGCGTATCCTTCTCGACGGTCAGGACATCACGGATGAGAATGTTGGAACTACGATCTTCAACGTCTCTCAAGGTGCGATCGGCGACTTTCAGTTGAACCGCTCGACGCAGGATGTCTCGGGTGACGTGACGTCTACCGGCCAGGTGTTGGTATCGACAAACTCCGGAACCAACTCGATTCACGGGCAGGCCTTCTATAACTTCCAAGATCACCGGGCGCTGTTTGCGAACACTGCTGGAGGGATTGATACTCCCTTCCAGCGTAACCAGTACGGTGGAAGCGTCGGCGGACCGATTATTAAGAACAAGCTGTTCTTCTTCGGAAATGCGGAGCGCATCAAGCAGGAGTCTCCCGTTTCGATCACTATGGCCCCAATCTTCCTTGCGATTCAGCAGGCGCACCCTACCATTCCTTCTCCTTATCGTGAAACGTATTCGACAGTTCGCCTGGACTACAACGGACCCTTGAGCGTGCACTACTTTGTTCGTGCGAACTATGATGTCAACAAGTCCAGCTCAAACTTTGGTGCGGGCTATGAGATCTACAACAACCGCGACAATACGCCCGGTCTTGCAGGTGGCGCGGACTTCACGACGGGACACTTCACTCACTCTTTCCGTGGCAGCTATGAAAAGTTTCATAATCTTTTGGTCGACGGCACTGCGGGAAACACCAGCGTATATAACGGATTCCAAGGGGCGAACGGACAGAACCTAAACTTCCGTCTTGCGTCGTTAGGTCTATACTCCGGTCCGAACGTTGATGCTCCTCAGAATACCTACCAGTCGGATAAACAAATACGCTACGACGGATCCTGGACCAGAGGCTCCCATCTGATCCGGTACGGATATAGCCTGAATCGTATTCTTGGTGGCGGATTCGCCAGTTTCTTTCAGGATTCTCCTCGTGTGAGTCTCCTGGCCGGC
The nucleotide sequence above comes from Tunturibacter empetritectus. Encoded proteins:
- a CDS encoding TonB-dependent receptor, whose amino-acid sequence is MAPRHLLLFLLLTLSCSSLAQTLLSVRGSILDPTGAAIPGAAVQLETTTGTLAAQSASDDRGNFLLSNLSPGNYSLSVPAYSGFAAHAAPLHLTTSIANLKITLFTQSINQEVNVGDTDQSLSTDPSANKDTVAVSGDDLRKLPVFDQDIVATLTPFLDSSAGSSGGATIIVDGVEMKSVGVSASAIQEVRINNDPYSAEFTRPGRGRIEITTKPGSPIFHGEANFIFRDAIFNAKNYFSPVRPPEARRIYEGHLGGPVGHGGHTSFIASASYRQQNTASVVNAIGPNGTISENVLTPNRNSQYSMRFTHDYSPNHRLAIGYNFESFSSTNAGVGGITLPEAGYNLNSREDDVIFNDRLILSPNLINQLLITFEKDEDVTKSVTNAPAVQVSGSFIGGGAQADIARTENTIHLNEILTWSHGKHYLRIGVQLPQFSRRAVDDHTNRLGTAKFASLDNYAANTPYVFTAQQGIGRGLYWINELGSFIQDQVKLTLHLQASLGLRYDWQTFLHDYNNLSPRISLAYAPGKGKTIFRTGTGIFYDRTGGDNPATVVLHNGVVLHSIQIQNPTYPLPPNFDYNTIPTNLVRFAPNIRTPYAIQYSFGVERQIHKTVTVTAAYRGQVGVKSFRSRDANAPILPPDPNLSANYPRPNLNYGQIQQIESGSRGLLNALDLSFRGQAGRWFSGQAQYTLSRYDNNTGGINAFPQNQYDPNNEWGRADLDRRQRFNLVGNINPDHWLSLGVIATLYTGTPYTETTGNDDFHTGLGNARPPGVGRNTLQAGGVASLDLLYNHDFRLTKEKGDKAKFLSAGISAFNVLNRTNYTNYIGSLSSSLFEHPTAALAGRQLQFSIGYRF